The genomic region CCCTCCTTGAGCGCGCGGGTGGCGGGTTTGCCGATGTCGTGCATCAGCGCCGCCCAGCGCAGCTTCAGGTCCGGGCCCTCGTCCTCGAGTTCGGTGGCCTGGCGCAGCACGGTCAGGGAGTGGCGGTAGACGTCCTTGTGCTGCATGTGTTCGTCGGTCTCCAGCTGCAGCGCGGGGATCTCCGGCAGGATCACCTGCGCCAGACCGGTGCGAACGAGCAGGTCGATGCCTTCCCAGGGGCGGGCGCCGAGCATGAGTTTGTCCAGCTCAGCCTGCACGCGCTCCGCGGTGATGCGGCCGATTTCGTCGGCCATGTCGCACATCGCTGCAAACACGCGGTCGGCCACGGTGAACCCGAGCTGGGAGACAAAGCGGGCGGCGCGCAGCATGCGCAGCGGGTCGTCCCGGAAGGAGACCTCGGGCGACTGCGGGGTGTCCAGCACCATCTCCACCAGGTCCTCCAGGCCGCCGACGGGGTCGTGGAAGGTGGGGGAGAGCCGAAGGTCGTCGTCAAGCGAAAGCTCAATGGCCATCGCATTGCAGGCGAAGTCGCGGCGCACCAGGTCGCCTTCGAGGGTGTCGCCGAACGTGACCTCGGGGTTGCGGCTGACGCCGTCGTAAAGGTCGGAGCGAAAGGTGGTGATTTCCACGGTCTCGCCGCGACGGATGGCGGAGACGGTGCCGAACTCGATGCCGGTGTCCCACACTTTTTCACCCCACTCGCCGAGGATCTCCTGGATCACCTCGGGGCGCGCGGAGGTGGTGAAGTCGAGGTCGTGCACGCCCCGGCCGAGCATCGCGTCGCGCACGGAGCCGCCGACCATATATAAGGACTCGCCGCGGGCGGCGAAAAGTCGCGCCAGAGGCTCGAGCAGAGCAGCATGCTTAGCGACGACATTCTGTGCCCGCGCCATCAACGCAGGGGCAGCCAGCGGGTCGGTCGGGTCCGGCATATCAAACAACTTCTCTGTCACCCGGGACACGATACCCGCCACCCCCGCGCGGGAAGTACCACAACCGGCCGAAAGGCGGATACCATGACACGAATGAGTGACAACCAGCGCCCGGTTCCGGGGCCCTCCGACGGCAAGGGGGGCTCCGGCGGCGGTAAGCGCCGGCCGCGGCGCCGGCGCGGGGGCAAACCCGCCGAGCAAAAGCAGCAACAGGGAGACAAGCCGAAGCGGAAGCGCAATAGCCGCCGCGGGAAGAACTCCCGCGGTGGGCGCAAGCAGCACAACAGGCGTAAGTCGCAGTACCAGCAGCGGCACGACTCGTCGATAGAAACGCGCGACGAGACTTCTGCTGGCGGCCTGGTCGTCTCCGGCATGGCGGAGGCGGTCGGCCAGGACGGCCGGGTGGACATGAGCCGCATCTACGTGGCGCTGATCGGCCGGTTGGACCGCCGCGGCAGACTGTTGTGGTCCATGCCGAAGGGGCACGTGGAAAACGGCGAGCACCAGTGGGTGACTGCGCAGCGCGAGGTGTGGGAGGAAACCGGGATCACCGGCGAGGCCTTCGACACCCTGGGCACGATCGATTACTGGTTCGTCTCCGACGGCGTGCGCATTCACAAGACTGTGCACCACAACCTGCTGCGCTACGTCGACGGCGTGTTCAACGACGAAGACCCGGAGGTCACCGAGGTGGCGTGGGTGCCCATGAGCGATTTGATGGAGCACCTCGCGTACGCCGATGAGCGCAAACTCGCCCGCATTGCGTACGACCGGATGCCGGATCTGGCCAGGAAGGAAAAGAAGGCCGGAAGGGCGACGCCGCGATGAGCCGGTTCGCCGCGCTGGCTGCCGTCGTGCTCGCCGCCCCCGCCGTTCCGCTGGCTCCGGACAACCCGGAGGTGACGGAGCAGTGGGCGAATCTGTCCATCCGCCCGTCGGAGGGTGAGCTTGCGAGCGTGGAGGTCGTCGAGGCCCCGCGCTCGTTGTCTGCGCACGACCCGTTTCACGTGAAACTTCGCGTCACCAACCACTCCGACGACACCATCGACGGCCTCACCGTCGTCCCGCGGCGCGCTGCGGCCGTGGCCACGCTGACGGAGCAGCGCTACGCCAGCATCGCCACCCCGGAGGAGTACTCGGTGGTGGGGGACCGGGAGGACGTCGCAAAGCAACTGCGCCCGGGGGAGTCGCTCGATCTCGAGATGGACTTGGGCATCGACCTGCCGGACGTGGGCACGTACCCTGTGATGCTGCAGCTTCTCGACGCCTCCGGTACCCCCCTCGACTCCGACCGCTTCCACCTCGGCGTGCGCGGCCTGCGGGATAACGTGCGCGCGCCGGAGCTGACCGCGCTGTACCCCGTGACCGCGCCCGTGGACATCGTGCCCGGCGAGACGGGCGAGGCCCCCGAAGCGCCGCCGCTGGTGCTGGCCAACGATTCGCTCGCCGGCGAACTCGCCCCCGAAGGCCGCCTGACGCAACTGGTGGACCAGTACATCGACGCAACCCGCACGCCCGAGGTGGGCTACGCCAGCTGCATGGCCCTAGACCCTGCGCTGATAGACACCGTGGACCGCATGCAGGACGGCTACACGGTGGACGACGAGCGCCCCGCCGTCGTAGAGGAGCCGAAGCGCCTGCGCGACTCCTGGGGCAGCGGCAAAGAACCCGACGGCCAACCCGGCGCCGGGGCGGACGATGCCGCCGTGTGGCTAGACAAGGTGCGCCACATCGCCGCCACCGGCTGCGTGGTGGCGCTGCCGTGGGCGAACGCGGACCTCAACGCGGTGGCGCGCACCGGCGACAAATGGCTCATGCGCGAAGCCGTGGAGCGCGGCCCCGCCGTCCTGCAGCGCGTGCTCGGCAACGCGGGCACGCTCAACACCGTGATCACCGGCTCCGGGTACGTGGACACCGGCGCCGCACCAGCGCTCGGCTGGGCGGACCACTCGCGCTCCACCGTCGCGGAGCAAGGAATGCAGGCCGCGTGGGAGGCCGCAGCCAGCGCGGCAGTGCCCGAGGACCACAAGGGCGCCGAAAACGCACTCGAGCGCGACGACATGGCCGACCTCGCAGGCTCCGCGGCGCCGGAGCCGGAACAGCCCGTGCGCGTGCTCAGCGCCGCGCAGGGCAGAGACTTCAGCTGGCTCGCCCCCGGCGTCATGGCGGTTGGCTACCAGGATTCGCTGGCCACCATCCTGGCCGCCACCGGCCACAACCCGGAGACCACCGGATTTTCAGAGACCAACCTGCGCTACAACTACGCCGTGGACTCCAAGCGCGCCCGCGACATCAGCGCCGCCGCCGCCGTGCGGCTGGCCGCCCAGACCGCGTGGGTGCCGCAAGAGTCCGACCAGAACCCGGAGCCGATCATGGTGGCCCCGCCCGCCGACTGGGACGCAGACACCGCCGCCGCCATCCTCGGCACCGTGGCGGAACTGGTCACCGGGGCAGCGGCACGGCCCATGGCGTTTGGCGCCTACCTCACCGCCCCGGACAACGTCGCCCCGGCGGCCGCCCCCGAGAAGCACTCCGACCCCACCGCGTTCACCGACGCGGAGGTGCTGCAGGTGACCCAACAGTCGGAGTTCATCAACGACTTAACCGCCCTGATGGTGCCCGATTCGAGCATCGCCCTGACGCGCTACGGCTTCACCCTGCCGCTGCGCCGGGACCTCCTGCAGGCTCTGTCGCTCAATGAGCGCCGCGCCATGACCCGCTACAGCGACGCGGCAGAAGCCACCAGCCAGCGCTTGGCGGGCAGCCGCGCCGCGCTGAGCGAGCTGCGCTCCTCGGTCGACCTCATCCCGCCGGGCAACGTCTACACCCGCACCTCGCCGTCGAGTCCGCTGCTCATCGTCGCCCGAAACGGGCTGCCGCTGCCCGTGGAAACCACGATCGATTTCTCCGGGCCGGAGGGCGCGCGCCTGAACGTCCCGGGCGCGCTGCGCATCCCCGCACGCGGATCCGTC from Corynebacterium fournieri harbors:
- a CDS encoding CCA tRNA nucleotidyltransferase encodes the protein MPDPTDPLAAPALMARAQNVVAKHAALLEPLARLFAARGESLYMVGGSVRDAMLGRGVHDLDFTTSARPEVIQEILGEWGEKVWDTGIEFGTVSAIRRGETVEITTFRSDLYDGVSRNPEVTFGDTLEGDLVRRDFACNAMAIELSLDDDLRLSPTFHDPVGGLEDLVEMVLDTPQSPEVSFRDDPLRMLRAARFVSQLGFTVADRVFAAMCDMADEIGRITAERVQAELDKLMLGARPWEGIDLLVRTGLAQVILPEIPALQLETDEHMQHKDVYRHSLTVLRQATELEDEGPDLKLRWAALMHDIGKPATRALKEGGGVTFHHHEVVGAKMTRKRLKALKYPKHVISDVGQLVFLHMRFHGFGEGQWTDSAVRRYVTDAGELLPKLHKLVRADSTTRNAKKAARLQRTYDHLEERIADIAAKEDLARVRPDLDGNEIMQILGLEPGPEVGKAWKYLKELRLERGELDHDEAVAELKAWWDSEHA
- a CDS encoding NUDIX hydrolase, which codes for MLSDDILCPRHQRRGSQRVGRVRHIKQLLCHPGHDTRHPRAGSTTTGRKADTMTRMSDNQRPVPGPSDGKGGSGGGKRRPRRRRGGKPAEQKQQQGDKPKRKRNSRRGKNSRGGRKQHNRRKSQYQQRHDSSIETRDETSAGGLVVSGMAEAVGQDGRVDMSRIYVALIGRLDRRGRLLWSMPKGHVENGEHQWVTAQREVWEETGITGEAFDTLGTIDYWFVSDGVRIHKTVHHNLLRYVDGVFNDEDPEVTEVAWVPMSDLMEHLAYADERKLARIAYDRMPDLARKEKKAGRATPR
- a CDS encoding DUF6049 family protein, which encodes MSRFAALAAVVLAAPAVPLAPDNPEVTEQWANLSIRPSEGELASVEVVEAPRSLSAHDPFHVKLRVTNHSDDTIDGLTVVPRRAAAVATLTEQRYASIATPEEYSVVGDREDVAKQLRPGESLDLEMDLGIDLPDVGTYPVMLQLLDASGTPLDSDRFHLGVRGLRDNVRAPELTALYPVTAPVDIVPGETGEAPEAPPLVLANDSLAGELAPEGRLTQLVDQYIDATRTPEVGYASCMALDPALIDTVDRMQDGYTVDDERPAVVEEPKRLRDSWGSGKEPDGQPGAGADDAAVWLDKVRHIAATGCVVALPWANADLNAVARTGDKWLMREAVERGPAVLQRVLGNAGTLNTVITGSGYVDTGAAPALGWADHSRSTVAEQGMQAAWEAAASAAVPEDHKGAENALERDDMADLAGSAAPEPEQPVRVLSAAQGRDFSWLAPGVMAVGYQDSLATILAATGHNPETTGFSETNLRYNYAVDSKRARDISAAAAVRLAAQTAWVPQESDQNPEPIMVAPPADWDADTAAAILGTVAELVTGAAARPMAFGAYLTAPDNVAPAAAPEKHSDPTAFTDAEVLQVTQQSEFINDLTALMVPDSSIALTRYGFTLPLRRDLLQALSLNERRAMTRYSDAAEATSQRLAGSRAALSELRSSVDLIPPGNVYTRTSPSSPLLIVARNGLPLPVETTIDFSGPEGARLNVPGALRIPARGSVTVQMTADLPETSRSTDLKLYLASTSGQPISQPVDIAVRTTRFAVNGWLAAAALVLAGLLVVIAVRGARGSPPSERKRKPAQPRSKRSDRRTT